The following are from one region of the Vicia villosa cultivar HV-30 ecotype Madison, WI unplaced genomic scaffold, Vvil1.0 ctg.001503F_1_1, whole genome shotgun sequence genome:
- the LOC131635540 gene encoding uncharacterized protein LOC131635540, with product MSKLSSTLTNLKFMQRAAAREEKIEKVEEEVKPDVSFGSTSTVSRRCVVIVEGDPHPGAFKGRMSFQSFNPKVDKLNEEEVGLNQPVAKTSISKNKNANVSVRENNSSGEDTEYDNTSEKSNGSVKRKQSEVINEQHYPNKSPKNDQGNKPSSSNNGLGSFKKPSVDKLDWNVLRSSGVKQKR from the exons ATGTCAAAGCTTTCGAGCACGTTGACGAACTTGAAG TTCATGCAAAGGGCAGCTGCGAGAGAGGAGAAAATTGAgaaagttgaagaagaggttaaaCCTGATGTCAGTTTTGGTTCAACCTCAACGGTTTCTAGAAGATG TGTGGTCATAGTGGAAGGTGATCCTCATCCCGGAGCATTTAAAGGTCGAATGTCTTTTCAAAGTTTTAATCCAAAAGTTGAT AAATTAAATGAGGAAGAAGTAGGACTTAATCAGCCCGTAGCCAAAACTAgcatttctaaaaataaaaatgcaaatgtaTCTGTTAG AGAAAATAACTCTTCAGGAGAAGATACAGAATACGATAACACGAGTGAAAAGAGTAATGGCAGTGTTAAAAGGAAGCAGTCTGAAGTAATTAATGAACAACATTATCCTAACAAATCACCCAAGAATGATCAAGGAAACAAACCGTCATCTTCAAACAATGGTTTGGGCTCTTTCAAAAAACCATCTGTAGATAAGCTAGACTGGAATGTTCTTAGATCATCTGGTGTCAAGCAAAAGAGATGA